One window of the Dermacentor andersoni chromosome 10, qqDerAnde1_hic_scaffold, whole genome shotgun sequence genome contains the following:
- the l(3)87Df gene encoding cytochrome c oxidase assembly protein COX20, mitochondrial isoform X1, translating to MARNTDDIDDPPRKPVMFMGRNIEEIPCFRQVLITGILSGLGIGFGTFMLTSRPRRATDAAVYSFVGITMSYWFYCRYQYSVQNFELRKLQQEIQSAIIERGSDQKPDKPVPKLEDA from the exons ATGGCCAGGAATACCGACGATATCGATGATCCACCCCGAAAACCG GTTATGTTCATGGGCCGCAACATAGAAGAAATACCTTGCTTCAGGCAAGTTCTTATCACTGGCATTCTCAGCGGCCTTGGCATAGGATTTGGCACGTTTATGCTTACAA gcaggcctcggcgagccacAGACGCAGCCGTGTATTCGTTCGTCGGCATTACGATGTCCTACTG GTTTTACTGTCGGTACCAGTACTCCGTACAGAACTTCGAGTTACGAAAGCTGCAGCAGGAGATCCAGAGCGCCATTATTGAACGAGGCAGTGACCAGAAGCCAGACAAGCCAGTACCAAAACTAGAAGATGCATAG
- the l(3)87Df gene encoding uncharacterized protein l(3)87Df isoform X2: MARNTDDIDDPPRKPVMFMGRNIEEIPCFRQVLITGILSGLGIGFGTFMLTSLGEPQTQPCIRSSALRCPTGFTVGTSTPYRTSSYESCSRRSRAPLLNEAVTRSQTSQYQN; the protein is encoded by the exons ATGGCCAGGAATACCGACGATATCGATGATCCACCCCGAAAACCG GTTATGTTCATGGGCCGCAACATAGAAGAAATACCTTGCTTCAGGCAAGTTCTTATCACTGGCATTCTCAGCGGCCTTGGCATAGGATTTGGCACGTTTATGCTTACAA gcctcggcgagccacAGACGCAGCCGTGTATTCGTTCGTCGGCATTACGATGTCCTACTG GTTTTACTGTCGGTACCAGTACTCCGTACAGAACTTCGAGTTACGAAAGCTGCAGCAGGAGATCCAGAGCGCCATTATTGAACGAGGCAGTGACCAGAAGCCAGACAAGCCAGTACCAAAACTAG